A window from Pseudomonas alloputida encodes these proteins:
- a CDS encoding ATP-binding cassette domain-containing protein: MDILTINNLHFGYSGNPLLNDIELTIKAGELVGILGNNGAGKTTLFDLICKIKKPAKGAISNLSRRQAYLTQILTPPPLLRMNEAGKLITSLTPNASPDHTEILSKLAKWSPSLSRRYAEIAKKKAANCSYGEIRSYFTLTLLLLNSDLIILDEPTAGVDPEFRHYIWLGIKSACAEGASVLIASHYTEEITKNCQRFYMLANKRLEAFDSGGQFMERHHAKSLDEAFINAST; this comes from the coding sequence ATGGACATTTTAACTATAAACAACCTTCACTTCGGATACAGCGGAAACCCGCTGCTGAACGACATTGAACTCACTATAAAAGCGGGGGAACTGGTCGGCATTCTGGGCAACAACGGGGCCGGAAAGACAACCCTTTTCGACCTCATCTGCAAAATAAAAAAACCGGCAAAAGGTGCCATTTCCAATTTATCCAGGCGTCAGGCCTATTTGACCCAAATCCTTACACCGCCCCCGTTACTGCGTATGAACGAAGCGGGCAAGCTTATCACCAGCCTAACCCCCAACGCTTCCCCAGATCACACAGAGATTCTCTCGAAACTAGCCAAATGGTCCCCGTCACTGTCCAGGCGATATGCAGAAATCGCCAAGAAAAAAGCCGCCAATTGCAGCTACGGTGAAATTCGCAGCTACTTCACGCTGACCTTGTTGCTTTTAAACAGTGACTTGATCATTCTTGATGAGCCAACGGCTGGCGTAGACCCTGAATTTCGACATTATATATGGCTCGGTATAAAAAGCGCGTGCGCGGAAGGTGCGAGCGTGCTGATAGCTTCTCATTACACAGAGGAAATCACGAAAAACTGCCAGCGATTTTATATGCTCGCAAACAAGCGACTGGAAGCGTTTGACAGTGGTGGACAGTTCATGGAACGCCACCACGCCAAATCGCTGGATGAAGCCTTTATTAATGCATCGACCTAG
- a CDS encoding YcaO-like family protein, with the protein MNFYNEIHHPTFTDFLLLRPSAVNHLPHSVECGSRWRTYGSSSGWSSDITDSALGEHFERKHFYLDIPVHDTCRLGDGLTTEECQAFTKAFSQTLISSEKSSLQSHCFDRTTVYRVTDFTSCKVPTACLSISECKNSTDNGFYPIRDTCGCSAHITINNAVLGAIRENLERQFLLRFWLTKTCTAEIEFDDACLTLTASASLALFQELKKSGELCILNLTDQRFPGSCILLCYGSQDINAKVKYCAGMAYAATSRIALEKSIVELWQTLRFMQSVDSEHELKNPLQDPYLKHFLSCNSYETFKEISSEVKFTQHNHELTLSKKLTIQNLLKTLRALQLNGYLYLSSTPYKQSNLYLCKYFSPNLFLHMNNARHFNLENTYSAPFYNEIISSQNSKMVPFP; encoded by the coding sequence ATGAATTTTTATAACGAGATACATCACCCGACATTTACGGACTTTTTGCTACTTAGACCCAGCGCAGTAAATCATTTACCACACAGCGTTGAGTGCGGCAGCCGCTGGCGCACCTATGGTTCGAGTAGCGGCTGGTCGTCAGACATAACTGACAGCGCCCTAGGCGAACATTTTGAACGCAAGCATTTCTACTTGGACATCCCTGTGCATGACACGTGCAGACTAGGTGACGGGCTGACCACTGAAGAGTGCCAAGCATTCACCAAGGCATTTTCTCAAACTTTAATTTCAAGCGAGAAATCATCATTGCAATCACACTGCTTTGACCGAACCACTGTATACAGAGTCACAGATTTCACATCTTGCAAGGTACCCACCGCCTGCCTTTCCATTTCAGAGTGTAAAAACTCAACCGACAACGGTTTTTATCCTATTAGAGACACATGCGGTTGCAGCGCACACATTACGATCAACAATGCAGTACTAGGCGCAATCAGAGAAAATTTGGAACGACAGTTCCTACTTCGATTCTGGCTTACAAAAACCTGTACTGCAGAAATTGAATTCGATGATGCCTGCCTTACACTGACAGCGAGCGCAAGCCTAGCACTTTTCCAAGAACTGAAAAAATCTGGCGAACTTTGCATCCTTAATCTCACCGATCAACGTTTCCCAGGAAGTTGCATCCTTTTATGCTACGGCAGTCAAGACATTAACGCCAAAGTCAAATATTGTGCAGGAATGGCTTATGCCGCCACTTCAAGAATTGCATTAGAAAAGTCGATAGTTGAATTATGGCAAACATTGAGATTCATGCAATCAGTCGACAGCGAACACGAACTAAAAAACCCCCTCCAAGACCCCTACCTCAAGCACTTCCTGAGTTGCAACAGCTATGAAACTTTCAAAGAAATATCCAGCGAAGTCAAATTCACCCAACACAACCATGAGCTTACATTATCGAAAAAGCTAACAATTCAAAATTTATTAAAGACTCTAAGAGCGCTACAACTTAATGGGTACTTATACCTCTCCTCCACCCCTTACAAACAGTCAAATCTTTACCTCTGCAAATATTTCTCTCCCAATCTTTTTCTCCACATGAACAACGCAAGACACTTCAACCTCGAAAACACTTATTCCGCACCTTTCTACAACGAAATCATCAGCAGCCAGAATTCCAAAATGGTCCCATTCCCATGA
- a CDS encoding SagB/ThcOx family dehydrogenase yields the protein MNISHDEYLKFLSPEVMDETLAFHAKGNYTIHKATQHLSALHQIPPKDLEKLTGNELKLNTIVAPSKNKEPTLTPLASPHPLRRNSSCERFEARPLHFDIVQALLAPLLTKSPTTYKRGYPSGGALYPIEVFCINLNNKIEQWPTESDALHLLPSSRSLEAHTPSIDIHQLTEAIIPESIDIGSPSLALIYSIYLPKALFKYRYRGYRLSLMEAGSMYMITDLRCKELQLNSRPWSGYTDHQVTKNLNLNPSLFLPVCIQLIG from the coding sequence ATGAACATAAGCCATGATGAGTACTTAAAATTTCTATCGCCTGAGGTCATGGATGAGACATTGGCTTTCCATGCCAAAGGCAACTATACGATACACAAAGCAACTCAACACTTGAGCGCCCTGCACCAAATACCACCAAAAGACCTCGAAAAACTTACCGGAAACGAACTAAAACTCAATACCATTGTAGCCCCAAGCAAAAACAAAGAACCGACTCTTACACCTCTGGCGAGCCCACACCCGCTACGAAGAAATAGTTCATGCGAACGATTTGAAGCACGCCCTCTTCACTTTGATATAGTCCAAGCATTGCTTGCACCGCTCTTAACTAAAAGCCCTACCACCTACAAAAGAGGCTACCCAAGCGGCGGAGCACTTTATCCAATAGAAGTATTTTGCATCAATCTCAACAACAAGATTGAGCAATGGCCAACTGAAAGTGACGCACTGCACTTACTTCCATCATCGAGATCACTGGAGGCTCACACCCCATCAATTGACATCCACCAGCTGACCGAGGCAATCATTCCAGAAAGTATTGATATAGGCTCACCGTCCCTGGCCCTTATATATTCAATATACTTACCCAAAGCACTGTTCAAATATCGATATCGAGGCTACCGCTTGAGCCTGATGGAGGCCGGCTCGATGTACATGATTACCGATTTACGATGCAAAGAACTCCAACTAAACAGCAGACCCTGGTCAGGCTATACCGACCACCAAGTAACAAAAAACTTGAACCTTAACCCGTCTCTATTCTTACCCGTGTGCATCCAGTTAATAGGTTGA
- a CDS encoding McbB family protein, with product MKTLRVYNYEILNFDSDPMVFSSSGFTRITEPKIIRALQLIEESQSKYIQHHALEKILRKVHLQPSSAMNFLKSLSIIGEPTDPPFFQHTLIYHDLEISDETKNLLESKHSGSLEIRQYSEYTPHTTRKPTLFVFACTKLSPHSLKANYLNLLVSNPHCGATVGFISGNHFHLTEMHIPAIGNPCAFCTLDRITHYEKLRASQHHWCKIWSFCCSSKLDLPKIHVDELQKSLIIGTIVSFISKLTKAPKSKTTQDQVLLSRTINLETGVTTEDPSVHWPLCQCRGVK from the coding sequence ATGAAAACACTCAGAGTTTACAACTACGAAATACTGAATTTCGACAGTGATCCTATGGTTTTTTCATCCAGCGGCTTCACCAGGATCACCGAACCTAAAATAATAAGGGCATTACAACTTATTGAGGAGAGTCAATCCAAATATATTCAGCACCACGCGCTTGAAAAAATTCTACGAAAAGTTCATCTTCAGCCTTCCAGCGCTATGAACTTCTTAAAAAGTCTATCCATTATAGGAGAACCCACTGACCCACCGTTCTTCCAGCACACCCTCATCTACCACGACTTAGAAATTTCAGACGAAACAAAGAATCTTCTAGAAAGCAAACACAGCGGATCTTTAGAAATAAGGCAATATTCAGAATATACACCCCATACGACCCGTAAGCCAACGCTATTCGTATTCGCCTGCACTAAACTTAGCCCGCACTCACTAAAAGCCAATTATTTAAATCTATTGGTATCGAACCCTCACTGCGGAGCCACCGTTGGCTTTATCAGTGGCAATCACTTCCACTTAACGGAAATGCATATCCCCGCGATTGGAAACCCGTGTGCATTTTGCACACTTGACCGCATTACTCACTACGAAAAGCTGAGAGCAAGCCAGCACCACTGGTGCAAAATCTGGTCTTTTTGCTGCAGCAGCAAACTGGATTTACCCAAGATACACGTTGATGAGCTCCAAAAATCCTTGATTATAGGCACCATTGTTTCATTTATAAGCAAACTCACTAAAGCCCCAAAATCGAAAACCACTCAAGATCAAGTTCTATTATCCAGAACAATCAACCTGGAGACTGGAGTCACCACCGAGGACCCCAGCGTCCACTGGCCATTGTGTCAATGCAGAGGAGTTAAATAA
- the dsbG gene encoding thiol:disulfide interchange protein DsbG produces the protein MRLTALLPLSLTLLATPALQAEELPKAVQQLQAKGAVIKGSFDAPNGLRGYAAEYQNNALALYLTPDGKHVLVGSLFDEQGKDLSAEPLQKLVYAPMSKEIWAKMEKTAWIADGKADAPRKVYLFSDPNCPYCNMFWEQARPWVESGKVQLRHIMVGIIREDSPGKSAALLAAKDPVKALQQHEKAGKASTLKALEQVPEAVQQKLAANMALMEEMGLQATPAIFYQDEQGNLQSQQGAPRPEMLGKILGKR, from the coding sequence ATGCGATTGACTGCACTGCTGCCCCTGTCCCTGACCCTGCTGGCCACCCCTGCCCTGCAAGCCGAAGAACTGCCCAAGGCGGTTCAGCAGCTGCAAGCCAAGGGCGCCGTGATCAAGGGCAGCTTCGATGCGCCCAACGGCCTGCGCGGTTATGCCGCCGAGTACCAGAACAACGCCCTGGCCCTGTACCTGACCCCCGACGGCAAGCACGTGCTGGTCGGCAGCCTGTTCGACGAACAGGGCAAGGACCTGAGCGCCGAGCCGCTGCAAAAGCTGGTATACGCGCCGATGAGCAAGGAAATCTGGGCGAAAATGGAAAAAACCGCGTGGATCGCCGACGGCAAGGCCGATGCGCCGCGCAAGGTGTACCTGTTCAGCGACCCGAACTGCCCGTACTGCAACATGTTCTGGGAACAGGCGCGGCCCTGGGTGGAGTCGGGCAAGGTGCAGTTGCGCCATATCATGGTCGGCATCATCCGCGAGGACAGCCCGGGCAAGTCGGCGGCGCTGCTGGCGGCGAAAGACCCGGTCAAGGCCCTGCAGCAGCATGAAAAGGCCGGCAAGGCCAGCACGCTGAAGGCACTCGAGCAGGTGCCAGAGGCTGTGCAACAGAAGCTGGCGGCGAACATGGCGTTGATGGAAGAGATGGGGTTGCAGGCGACTCCGGCCATTTTCTATCAGGATGAGCAAGGCAACCTGCAAAGCCAGCAAGGGGCACCACGGCCGGAGATGCTTGGGAAGATTCTGGGCAAGCGCTAG
- a CDS encoding TlpA disulfide reductase family protein, which yields MLTVTLGPLTMALNHLLMLTALVIASVVGWWVARRGGESPESALFNLFLIGLLCARAGFVLAYWPMYQDDPLQIIDIRDGGFLFWSGLAGIVLGALWQGWRHPGLRRPLGWALFSGALFWGLASLGGHLYSKGTELPELSLNNAGGQAVALHSYRGKPLVINIWATWCPPCRREMPVLQQAQSDYPHVTFLFVNQGETPENVSTFLATTGLSLTHVLFDGTGLLAQRVGSMALPTTLFYDANGRLVGSHLGELSRASLRHALEPFDRAIAPAPAAQGN from the coding sequence ATGCTGACCGTAACACTCGGGCCACTGACCATGGCCCTCAACCATCTGCTGATGCTCACCGCCCTGGTGATCGCCAGCGTGGTCGGCTGGTGGGTCGCCCGACGTGGCGGCGAGAGCCCGGAATCGGCGCTGTTCAACCTGTTCCTGATCGGCCTGCTGTGTGCCCGCGCCGGCTTCGTGCTGGCCTACTGGCCGATGTATCAGGACGACCCGCTGCAAATCATCGACATCCGTGACGGCGGCTTCCTGTTCTGGTCGGGCCTTGCCGGCATCGTGCTCGGAGCCCTCTGGCAGGGCTGGCGCCACCCCGGCCTGCGCCGCCCGCTAGGCTGGGCGCTGTTCAGCGGGGCACTGTTCTGGGGCCTGGCCAGCCTCGGCGGCCACCTGTACAGCAAAGGCACCGAGCTGCCCGAACTGAGCCTGAACAACGCCGGCGGCCAGGCCGTGGCATTGCACAGCTACCGCGGCAAGCCGCTGGTCATCAACATCTGGGCCACCTGGTGCCCACCGTGTCGGCGTGAGATGCCAGTGCTGCAACAGGCACAAAGCGATTACCCGCACGTGACCTTCCTGTTCGTGAACCAGGGCGAGACCCCGGAAAACGTCAGCACCTTCCTCGCCACCACCGGCCTGAGCCTGACCCACGTGCTGTTCGACGGCACCGGCCTGCTGGCCCAGCGCGTCGGCTCCATGGCCTTGCCCACCACCCTGTTCTACGACGCCAACGGGCGGCTGGTTGGCAGCCACCTGGGCGAACTGTCCCGGGCCAGCCTGCGCCACGCCCTGGAACCTTTCGACCGGGCCATTGCGCCCGCCCCTGCCGCACAAGGAAACTGA
- the dsbD gene encoding protein-disulfide reductase DsbD, with amino-acid sequence MRVLLLFLTLLLAGPLQANPFDVKPDFLPVDQAFVLTHDRQADGQMRLYFQIKPGYYLYQKRLKFDGLPTEQHPQLPPALNHHDEFFGDSAVYRDQLELLLPANAQGQLRLGWQGCADAGLCYPPQTTSIDLGGTVTPAAEQASDQALASGLQQGHLAWSLLAFFGLGLLLAFTPCSLPMLPILAGLVLGNGASARRGWLLAGVYVLSMALVYAGLGVVAALLGASLQAWLQQPWLLGSLAGLFVLLALPMFGVFELQLPAALRDRLDRAGQGTRGGNLYGAALLGALSGLLLGPCMTAPLAGALLYIAQSGDVLQGALVLFSLGLGMGVPLLLLVTLGNRYLPRPGAWMNRVKGVFGFVFLAMALYTVRSLLPATLLLALSGAWLIALAWAAWPALQRLPALRAVPLLGALWGGLLLVGAAAGGDDLWQPLRPFAGGVAATAPSQHAEDRFVTVSRPEDLQRELDAAKARGQWVMLDYYADWCVSCKVMEKQVFARSDVQAGLAGVHLLRLDVTADSPASKALLQRYQVPGPPSIIWIGPEGEERRARRITGEVDAAAFQQHWGQTRSQG; translated from the coding sequence ATGCGCGTTCTCCTGCTCTTCCTCACACTCCTACTGGCCGGCCCGTTGCAAGCCAACCCGTTCGATGTGAAACCAGACTTCCTGCCGGTTGACCAAGCCTTCGTGCTCACCCACGACCGCCAGGCCGACGGCCAGATGCGCCTGTACTTCCAGATCAAGCCGGGCTACTACCTGTACCAGAAGCGCCTGAAGTTCGATGGCCTGCCCACCGAGCAACACCCGCAACTGCCACCGGCACTCAACCATCACGACGAGTTCTTCGGCGACAGCGCGGTATACCGCGACCAGCTTGAACTGCTATTGCCTGCCAACGCCCAGGGTCAGTTGCGCCTGGGCTGGCAGGGCTGCGCCGACGCCGGCCTGTGCTACCCGCCGCAAACCACCTCGATCGACTTGGGCGGCACCGTAACGCCGGCCGCCGAGCAAGCCAGCGACCAGGCGCTGGCCAGCGGCCTTCAGCAAGGCCACCTGGCCTGGAGCCTGTTGGCGTTCTTCGGCCTTGGCCTGCTGCTGGCCTTCACCCCCTGCTCGTTGCCGATGCTGCCGATCCTTGCCGGGCTGGTGCTGGGCAATGGCGCCAGTGCCCGGCGCGGCTGGCTGCTGGCCGGGGTCTATGTGCTGAGCATGGCCCTGGTGTACGCCGGGCTGGGGGTGGTTGCTGCCCTGCTGGGTGCCAGCCTGCAGGCCTGGCTGCAGCAACCCTGGCTGCTGGGCAGCCTGGCGGGGCTGTTCGTGCTGCTGGCCCTGCCGATGTTCGGCGTCTTCGAACTGCAACTGCCTGCCGCCCTGCGCGACCGCCTGGACCGCGCCGGGCAAGGTACCCGTGGCGGCAACCTGTATGGTGCGGCATTGCTCGGGGCGTTGTCCGGCCTGTTACTCGGCCCGTGCATGACTGCGCCGTTGGCCGGTGCGCTGCTGTACATCGCGCAGAGCGGCGACGTGCTGCAAGGCGCGCTGGTGCTGTTCAGCCTCGGCCTGGGCATGGGCGTGCCGCTGCTGTTGCTCGTAACCCTGGGCAACCGTTATCTGCCGCGCCCGGGTGCGTGGATGAACCGGGTCAAGGGTGTGTTCGGTTTCGTGTTCCTGGCCATGGCGCTGTACACCGTGCGCAGCCTGCTGCCTGCGACCTTGCTGCTGGCACTGAGCGGCGCCTGGCTGATCGCCCTGGCCTGGGCCGCCTGGCCGGCCCTGCAACGGCTGCCGGCATTGCGTGCAGTGCCGTTGCTCGGCGCGCTGTGGGGTGGCTTGTTGCTGGTCGGTGCGGCAGCAGGCGGCGACGACCTCTGGCAGCCACTACGCCCGTTCGCCGGTGGCGTCGCCGCGACAGCCCCAAGCCAACACGCCGAAGACCGCTTCGTCACCGTCAGCCGCCCCGAAGACCTGCAACGTGAGCTGGATGCGGCCAAAGCCCGCGGCCAGTGGGTGATGCTCGACTACTATGCCGACTGGTGCGTGTCGTGCAAAGTCATGGAAAAACAGGTATTCGCACGCAGCGACGTACAGGCCGGCCTGGCCGGCGTACACCTGCTGCGCCTGGACGTGACGGCCGACAGCCCGGCCAGCAAAGCCCTGCTGCAGCGCTACCAGGTACCCGGCCCGCCCAGCATCATCTGGATCGGCCCGGAAGGTGAAGAACGCCGCGCGCGGCGCATCACCGGTGAGGTGGACGCAGCAGCGTTCCAGCAACACTGGGGCCAGACCAGGAGCCAAGGCTGA
- a CDS encoding IS256 family transposase: MPTKKKPLRDLPKIPKELLEQFGEGLMTAEAIEDASAAFKKALIERALHAELGHHLGYPPGAQRPEDETNQRNGKSGKTVLTGDGPLRLEIPRDRDGSFAPILIPKHERRYTGFDDKIIAMYARGMTVREIRAFLSEQYGTEVSPDFISSVTDEVMEEIGAWQQRPLEPMYPVIFFDALRVKIREEGLVRNKAIYLALGVLPDGTRDILGIWIENTEGAKFWMKVFNDLKTRGVEDVLIAVTDGLKGMPEALSAVFPETTLQTCIVHLIRNSLDFAAWDKRRALAKALKPIYQAINAEAAEQALDEFENGPWGKQYPTVVAAWRRAWDRVIPFFVFPPAIRKVIYTTNAIESINAQLRKIIKTRGHFPNDDAATKLIWLGLRNITANWGSAAHDWKSAMNQFAILYGDRFIRPTW; encoded by the coding sequence ATGCCAACCAAAAAGAAACCCTTGCGTGACCTGCCCAAAATCCCCAAAGAGCTGCTGGAGCAGTTCGGTGAGGGCCTGATGACCGCAGAGGCTATCGAGGATGCCTCTGCGGCGTTCAAGAAGGCCTTGATCGAACGCGCTCTGCACGCCGAACTTGGCCACCACCTGGGTTATCCGCCGGGCGCGCAGCGCCCAGAGGATGAAACCAACCAGCGTAACGGCAAGAGTGGCAAGACGGTTTTGACCGGCGATGGCCCGCTGCGGCTGGAAATTCCTCGTGACCGAGACGGCAGTTTTGCGCCCATTCTCATCCCCAAGCATGAGCGGCGGTACACCGGTTTCGATGACAAGATCATCGCCATGTACGCCCGTGGCATGACGGTCAGAGAGATCCGAGCCTTTCTGTCCGAGCAGTATGGAACAGAGGTCTCACCCGACTTCATCAGCTCTGTGACAGACGAGGTCATGGAAGAAATTGGCGCGTGGCAGCAGCGGCCACTAGAGCCCATGTACCCGGTCATTTTCTTCGATGCACTGCGGGTGAAGATCCGCGAAGAAGGCTTGGTGCGCAACAAGGCCATTTACTTGGCGCTGGGCGTTCTACCCGACGGGACGCGCGATATCTTGGGCATCTGGATCGAGAACACCGAGGGTGCGAAGTTCTGGATGAAGGTCTTTAACGATCTCAAGACACGTGGTGTCGAGGATGTGCTGATTGCCGTGACCGATGGCCTCAAAGGCATGCCAGAGGCTCTCAGCGCCGTGTTTCCAGAGACGACTCTGCAGACGTGCATCGTGCACCTGATCCGCAACAGCCTGGACTTTGCAGCCTGGGACAAGCGGCGGGCACTGGCCAAGGCGCTCAAGCCGATCTACCAGGCCATCAACGCCGAAGCGGCTGAGCAGGCACTCGATGAGTTTGAAAACGGGCCCTGGGGCAAGCAGTATCCAACGGTCGTTGCGGCCTGGAGACGCGCCTGGGATCGAGTGATTCCCTTCTTTGTCTTCCCACCAGCCATCCGGAAAGTGATCTACACCACCAACGCCATCGAGAGTATCAATGCCCAGCTGCGCAAGATCATCAAGACCCGAGGCCATTTCCCGAACGATGACGCAGCTACCAAGCTGATCTGGCTGGGGCTGCGAAACATCACGGCAAACTGGGGCTCAGCGGCGCATGATTGGAAAAGTGCGATGAATCAATTCGCGATTTTGTACGGAGATCGGTTCATCAGGCCGACCTGGTGA